A genome region from Bradyrhizobium commune includes the following:
- a CDS encoding tetratricopeptide repeat protein: MRSGISAYVWLVALAFATAASVSRPAAADDRQDCLKASKETAAAAIDACTRAIQSQDYDEWDLSDLYHHRGYAWSWTNYADRVDRAFKDYTEAIRIDPKAVSSLLNRSQIYNHRRDYDRAIADVDRAFAGGLSTYGKRVGYGARGYAYQAKGDYERAIADYTDSLQLDANNTSALCARGYAYLVKGDVDRAISDYDQVIALDPSYALAYYNRSVAYREKGDLDRVIADSSQAITLYPRYRDAYANRSYAYRAKGDLDRAIADYDQMITLDPEDKDARNGRSTAYLLKGDFRRSIADLDLEQMLSWIAAIVVLLAVTIWVCSRTGTHARGWLSGPKMIEMVERELAEIRGKNAVIERIALALEKHSSG; this comes from the coding sequence ATGCGCTCGGGGATTTCCGCGTATGTCTGGCTGGTTGCCCTTGCATTCGCGACAGCCGCTTCTGTCAGCCGACCGGCGGCAGCCGACGATCGACAGGATTGCCTGAAGGCATCGAAGGAAACCGCTGCCGCTGCGATCGACGCCTGTACACGCGCGATCCAGAGCCAAGACTACGATGAGTGGGACCTGTCCGACCTGTATCATCACCGCGGCTACGCCTGGTCATGGACGAACTACGCCGATCGCGTGGACCGCGCCTTCAAGGACTATACCGAGGCGATCCGGATTGATCCGAAGGCTGTCAGCTCATTGCTGAACCGGTCGCAAATCTACAACCACCGGCGCGACTACGACCGGGCGATAGCGGACGTCGACCGGGCGTTCGCAGGCGGCCTGTCGACCTATGGAAAGCGGGTCGGATACGGCGCGCGCGGCTACGCCTATCAAGCCAAAGGCGACTATGAGCGTGCCATCGCGGACTATACCGACAGCCTCCAACTCGATGCGAACAACACAAGCGCACTTTGCGCTCGCGGCTACGCCTATCTGGTCAAAGGAGATGTCGATCGTGCCATCTCCGACTACGACCAGGTGATCGCACTCGATCCGAGCTATGCGCTCGCCTATTACAACCGCTCCGTTGCGTACAGGGAGAAAGGTGACCTGGATCGCGTCATCGCCGACAGCAGTCAGGCGATCACGCTCTATCCGAGGTACAGGGACGCCTACGCCAATCGCAGCTATGCCTATCGAGCCAAGGGCGATCTCGACCGCGCGATCGCCGACTACGATCAGATGATCACGCTCGATCCGGAAGACAAGGACGCCCGTAACGGCCGCTCCACCGCGTACCTGCTCAAGGGCGATTTCCGTCGCTCCATCGCCGACCTCGATCTGGAGCAGATGCTCTCATGGATCGCTGCGATTGTTGTCCTTCTGGCGGTGACGATCTGGGTTTGCTCCCGAACAGGCACGCATGCGCGCGGGTGGTTGTCCGGTCCGAAGATGATCGAGATGGTCGAACGGGAACTCGCCGAAATCCGAGGCAAGAACGCCGTCATCGAAAGGATCGCGCTGGCACTGGAGAAGCATTCGTCGGGTTGA
- a CDS encoding cytochrome P450 encodes MSTAPRIDIDPSSFWADPYPMLAKLRKEAPIAFVPQLGSTLLTSRDDISISEKQIDVFSSHQPAGLMNRLMGHNMMRKDGEAHQVERRAMFPTVSPKTVKGYWTALFQAHADRIIDAIEPGRINFMRDFALPFSGECLKSITGLTNIGFGEMDAWSQGMIEGIANYGGDPAVEARCHAATSGIDAAIDDILPVMRKHPDQSILGVLLASGMPMESVRANVKLAISGGQNEPRKAIAGTVWALLTHPDQLDLVRRGEVTWLQAFEEYARWISPIGMSPRRIAKPWTIRDVSFETDERVFLMFGSANRDEKHFERADQFDVRRDTSKSVAFGAGPHFCAGAWASRAMIADVALPTLFARAGNIEIADDEPVRIGGWAFRGLQNLPVRWLH; translated from the coding sequence TTGAGCACCGCGCCGCGCATCGACATCGACCCCTCGTCGTTCTGGGCCGATCCCTATCCGATGCTCGCGAAGCTGCGGAAAGAGGCGCCGATCGCCTTCGTGCCGCAGCTCGGCTCGACGTTACTCACAAGCCGTGACGACATCTCGATCTCCGAGAAGCAGATCGACGTGTTCTCCTCGCACCAGCCTGCTGGCCTGATGAACCGGCTGATGGGCCATAACATGATGCGCAAGGACGGCGAGGCGCATCAGGTCGAGCGCCGCGCGATGTTTCCGACGGTGTCGCCGAAGACGGTGAAGGGCTACTGGACCGCGCTGTTCCAGGCCCATGCGGATCGCATCATCGATGCGATCGAGCCAGGGCGCATCAACTTCATGCGCGACTTCGCGCTGCCGTTCTCCGGCGAATGCCTGAAGTCGATCACCGGTCTCACTAATATCGGTTTCGGCGAGATGGATGCGTGGTCGCAGGGCATGATCGAAGGCATCGCCAATTATGGCGGCGATCCCGCGGTCGAGGCGCGCTGCCATGCCGCAACGTCGGGCATCGATGCCGCGATCGACGACATTTTGCCGGTGATGCGCAAGCATCCCGATCAGAGCATCCTTGGCGTGCTCCTCGCCTCGGGCATGCCGATGGAGAGCGTGCGCGCGAATGTCAAACTCGCGATCTCCGGCGGCCAGAACGAGCCGCGCAAAGCGATCGCCGGCACGGTGTGGGCGCTGCTGACCCATCCCGACCAGCTCGACCTCGTGCGCAGGGGTGAGGTGACGTGGCTCCAGGCCTTCGAGGAATACGCCCGCTGGATCTCGCCGATCGGCATGTCGCCACGCCGCATCGCAAAACCCTGGACCATCCGCGATGTGTCGTTCGAGACCGACGAGCGCGTGTTCCTGATGTTCGGCTCCGCCAACCGCGACGAGAAACATTTTGAGCGCGCCGACCAGTTCGACGTGCGGCGCGACACCTCCAAGAGCGTTGCCTTCGGCGCCGGCCCGCATTTCTGCGCCGGCGCCTGGGCCTCGCGCGCGATGATCGCCGACGTCGCGCTGCCGACCCTGTTCGCGCGCGCCGGGAATATCGAGATCGCCGACGACGAGCCGGTGCGGATCGGCGGCTGGGCGTTCCGCGGCTTGCAGAATCTGCCGGTGAGATGGCTGCATTAG
- a CDS encoding sulfonate ABC transporter substrate-binding protein — translation MQRRDFLRLSVGTAAAAAFAPHANAQGAVKEIRIGYQKNGVLVITRQQAALEKHFTPQGVAVKWVEFSSGPPMMEAMNVGSVDYGAVGDSPPVFAQAAGAAIVYAAGQPVTNGQGILVPKDSPIRSIAELKGKRIGFTKGSSAHNIVVQTLEKAGLTYADITPVYLTPPDAGPAFANGSIEAWSIWDPYFAIGETRQNGRILVNANEITKTNSFYIANRDFAKNHGAVLQQIIDVTAATAAWAEQHRDEVAKSLAAVTGIPLDIQTIAADRSSYAVGPVTDDIVATQQGVADRFYKLGLIPKPVVVGDIVWRNPAA, via the coding sequence ATGCAGCGTCGTGACTTCTTGAGACTCTCTGTTGGAACAGCAGCCGCAGCTGCATTTGCCCCGCACGCGAACGCGCAAGGCGCAGTGAAGGAGATCCGTATCGGCTACCAGAAGAACGGCGTGCTGGTCATCACGCGCCAGCAGGCCGCCTTGGAAAAACATTTCACGCCGCAAGGTGTCGCGGTGAAATGGGTGGAGTTCTCGTCCGGCCCGCCGATGATGGAAGCGATGAATGTCGGCAGCGTCGATTACGGCGCGGTCGGCGATTCGCCGCCGGTGTTCGCCCAGGCCGCGGGCGCCGCGATCGTCTATGCCGCCGGCCAGCCCGTCACCAACGGCCAGGGCATTCTGGTGCCGAAGGACTCGCCGATCCGTTCCATCGCCGAGCTGAAGGGCAAGCGCATCGGCTTCACCAAGGGCTCCAGCGCCCACAACATCGTGGTGCAGACGCTGGAGAAGGCGGGGCTCACCTATGCCGACATCACGCCGGTCTATCTGACGCCGCCGGACGCAGGCCCTGCCTTCGCCAATGGCAGCATCGAGGCCTGGTCGATCTGGGATCCCTATTTTGCGATCGGCGAGACCAGGCAGAACGGTCGCATCCTCGTCAACGCCAACGAGATCACCAAGACCAACTCCTTCTACATCGCCAACCGCGACTTTGCGAAGAACCACGGCGCGGTGTTGCAGCAGATCATCGACGTCACCGCGGCAACCGCCGCCTGGGCCGAGCAACATCGCGACGAGGTTGCAAAGTCGCTCGCAGCCGTCACCGGCATTCCCCTCGATATCCAGACCATCGCAGCCGACCGCTCGTCCTACGCGGTCGGCCCCGTCACCGACGACATCGTCGCGACCCAGCAGGGCGTCGCCGATCGCTTCTACAAGCTCGGCCTGATCCCAAAACCCGTCGTTGTCGGCGACATCGTCTGGCGCAATCCGGCCGCGTGA
- the ssuD gene encoding FMNH2-dependent alkanesulfonate monooxygenase codes for MSNSNILWFLPTHGDGRYLGTATGGREVNFSYLRQIAQAADQLGYYGVLLPTGRSCEDSWIVASAVAPFTERLRYLVAVRPGLQSPSVAARMTATLDRVTGGRLLINVVTGGDPVENGGDGIFLGHDERYEVTREFLDVYSDLLAGKTVNVEGKHIRIEDGRLLFHPVQSPRPPLYFGGSSDAGIDVAVDTVDKYLTWGEPPAQVAEKIAKVRDVAAARGRKLSFGIRLHVIVRETNDEAWRAADELIRHVSDETIATAQKTFARMDSVGQQRMAQLHGGRRDKLEISPNLWAGVGLVRGGAGTALVGDAETVAARIREYRDIGIDTFIMSGYPHLEAAYRFAELVFPLLSLGQGSNVTRLHPNHGPFGETVGNDFRPHKQASQS; via the coding sequence ATGAGCAACAGCAACATCCTCTGGTTCCTGCCGACCCATGGCGATGGCCGTTATCTCGGCACCGCCACCGGCGGCCGCGAGGTCAACTTCAGCTATCTACGCCAGATCGCGCAGGCCGCCGACCAGCTCGGCTATTACGGCGTGCTGCTGCCGACCGGGCGCTCCTGCGAGGATTCCTGGATCGTCGCCTCCGCGGTCGCGCCGTTCACCGAGCGGCTGCGCTATCTCGTGGCGGTTCGCCCCGGCCTGCAATCGCCGAGCGTCGCGGCGCGGATGACCGCGACGCTCGACCGTGTCACAGGCGGCCGGCTGCTCATCAACGTCGTCACCGGCGGCGATCCCGTCGAGAACGGGGGTGACGGCATCTTCCTCGGCCATGACGAGCGCTACGAGGTCACCCGCGAGTTCCTCGACGTCTATAGCGACCTGCTCGCGGGCAAGACCGTCAATGTCGAGGGCAAGCACATCCGCATCGAGGACGGGCGCCTGCTGTTCCACCCCGTGCAGTCGCCGCGCCCGCCGCTTTATTTTGGCGGCTCCTCCGATGCCGGCATCGACGTCGCCGTCGACACCGTCGACAAATATCTCACCTGGGGCGAGCCGCCGGCGCAGGTTGCCGAGAAGATCGCGAAGGTGAGGGACGTCGCCGCCGCGCGCGGGCGAAAGCTCTCCTTCGGCATCCGCCTTCATGTGATCGTTCGCGAGACCAACGACGAGGCCTGGCGCGCCGCGGACGAGCTGATCAGGCATGTCAGCGACGAGACCATTGCCACCGCGCAGAAGACCTTTGCGCGCATGGACTCCGTCGGCCAGCAGCGCATGGCGCAGCTGCATGGCGGCCGGCGCGACAAGCTCGAGATCAGCCCGAACCTCTGGGCCGGCGTCGGCCTCGTGCGCGGCGGCGCCGGCACGGCGCTGGTCGGCGATGCCGAGACCGTCGCGGCCCGCATCCGGGAGTATCGGGACATCGGCATCGATACCTTCATCATGTCGGGCTACCCGCATCTGGAGGCAGCCTACCGCTTCGCCGAGCTGGTGTTCCCGCTGCTCTCGCTCGGGCAGGGCAGCAACGTGACGCGGCTGCATCCCAACCACGGTCCGTTCGGCGAGACCGTCGGCAACGACTTCCGCCCCCACAAGCAAGCCTCGCAATCATGA
- the ssuC gene encoding aliphatic sulfonate ABC transporter permease SsuC → MSLIDGISLPRKLRLPRADGLVQWIVPLAIIAIWQLASVTGFVSTRVLPAPSDVALAGWKLLLSGELVRNIWVSFWRASIGFLIGGSIGFAFGLANGLSQRSAKLTDTTLQMVRNVPHLALIPLVILWFGIDESAKLFLVALGVFFPIYLNTLHGIRTVDPQLVEMGRIYGMTDGESFRRVIFPGALPSIFVGIRFALGIMWLTLIVAETIAASSGLGYMAMQAREFMQIDIVVLSILIYALLGKLADTASRVLERLTLAWHPAFQNG, encoded by the coding sequence ATGAGCCTCATCGACGGCATCTCGCTTCCGCGGAAGCTTCGGCTGCCACGCGCTGACGGCCTGGTCCAGTGGATCGTGCCGCTCGCCATCATCGCGATCTGGCAGCTCGCCAGCGTCACCGGCTTCGTGTCGACGCGGGTGCTGCCGGCGCCGAGCGACGTCGCGCTCGCCGGCTGGAAGCTGCTGCTCTCCGGCGAGCTCGTCCGCAACATCTGGGTGTCGTTCTGGCGCGCCTCGATCGGCTTTCTGATCGGTGGCAGCATCGGCTTCGCCTTCGGGCTCGCCAACGGTCTGTCGCAGCGTTCGGCAAAGCTCACCGACACCACGCTCCAGATGGTGCGCAACGTGCCGCATCTGGCGCTGATCCCGCTGGTGATCCTCTGGTTCGGCATCGACGAGAGCGCCAAGCTGTTTCTCGTGGCGCTCGGGGTGTTCTTCCCGATCTACCTCAACACGCTGCACGGCATCCGCACCGTCGATCCCCAGCTCGTCGAGATGGGCCGCATCTACGGCATGACCGATGGTGAATCGTTTCGCCGCGTGATCTTCCCCGGCGCGCTGCCCTCGATCTTCGTCGGCATCCGCTTTGCGCTCGGCATCATGTGGCTGACGCTGATCGTCGCCGAGACCATCGCGGCCTCGTCCGGCCTCGGCTACATGGCGATGCAGGCGCGCGAGTTCATGCAGATCGACATCGTCGTGCTCTCGATCCTGATCTACGCCCTGCTCGGCAAGCTCGCCGACACCGCCTCCCGCGTGCTGGAGCGCCTGACGCTCGCCTGGCACCCCGCCTTCCAGAATGGTTGA
- a CDS encoding flavin reductase family protein, which yields MNLVPRDLMTEIPVSSVDFRNAMRHLTGGVSIITAGRGRDITGMTVTSVTSLSVEPPTLLVSINRDASSFPLIKRHGAFGVSILNADQLDVAERFAGKGGLKGADRFAGAQWVTSVSGVPLLVGALSAFDCEVEEIVERHSHGIVIGRIRDIKNSTRNAALAYWHGQYVAVDQDEDAVKLADVSVPARGRRGV from the coding sequence ATGAATCTAGTGCCCCGCGACCTCATGACCGAAATCCCCGTCTCGTCCGTCGATTTCCGCAACGCCATGCGTCACCTGACCGGCGGCGTCAGCATCATCACCGCCGGGCGGGGCAGGGACATCACCGGCATGACGGTTACATCCGTAACCTCGCTGTCGGTCGAGCCGCCGACGCTGCTGGTCAGCATCAACCGCGATGCCTCGTCCTTTCCGCTGATCAAGCGCCACGGCGCTTTTGGGGTCAGCATCCTCAATGCCGACCAGCTCGATGTCGCTGAACGCTTTGCCGGCAAGGGCGGGTTGAAGGGCGCCGATCGTTTTGCAGGCGCGCAATGGGTGACGTCGGTCTCCGGCGTTCCGCTGCTGGTCGGCGCGCTGTCGGCGTTCGACTGCGAGGTCGAGGAGATCGTCGAGCGGCATTCGCATGGCATCGTCATCGGCCGTATCAGGGACATCAAGAATTCGACCCGCAACGCGGCGCTCGCTTATTGGCATGGCCAGTATGTGGCGGTCGACCAGGACGAAGATGCGGTGAAGCTTGCCGATGTCAGCGTTCCCGCGCGTGGCCGGCGCGGCGTTTGA
- a CDS encoding M20 family metallopeptidase, translated as MSEAQITDWLATQRQAMIDLLRDVVNIDSGSYDKEGVDAVGARFERHFSEHGIPFRRESHDGFGDAIHAEVAKPGSNEKPVLLMGHRDTVFGKGEAGRRPFTIKDKRAYGPGVADMKSGLVMNVFVATAFHKFGGSPHPIKVLITSDEEIGSPSSRPVIEREGRAARAVFNSEPGRPTGNVVTSRKGGIFMHMAITGKAAHSGANFSAGVSAIGELAHKIMHIHALTDLNKGITLNVGLISGGQSVNTTAPYAEGQIDMRYVDPADRARVMAEIEKIVATSYVPGTSAVLTIKGEFVPVVQSEASKALFEGYQAAAKQAGLTVEGEFSGGCADSGFTAAVGTPTICGLGPVGGLAHTPEEYLEIDSIVPRAQALALAILRG; from the coding sequence ATGTCTGAAGCTCAAATCACGGATTGGCTGGCGACGCAGCGGCAGGCGATGATCGATCTGTTGCGCGATGTCGTGAACATCGATTCCGGGTCCTATGACAAGGAAGGCGTCGATGCCGTCGGTGCGCGGTTCGAGCGGCACTTTTCCGAGCACGGCATTCCGTTCCGGCGGGAAAGCCATGACGGCTTTGGCGACGCGATCCATGCCGAGGTGGCAAAGCCAGGCAGCAACGAGAAGCCGGTGCTGTTGATGGGGCATCGCGACACCGTGTTCGGCAAGGGCGAGGCCGGACGCCGTCCGTTCACGATCAAGGACAAGCGCGCTTACGGTCCTGGCGTTGCCGACATGAAGTCGGGCCTCGTCATGAACGTGTTCGTGGCGACCGCCTTCCACAAATTCGGCGGCTCACCGCATCCGATCAAGGTGCTGATCACCTCCGACGAGGAGATCGGCTCGCCCTCATCGCGTCCGGTGATCGAGCGCGAGGGGCGCGCCGCGCGCGCCGTGTTCAATTCCGAGCCGGGCCGCCCGACCGGCAACGTCGTCACCAGCCGCAAGGGCGGCATCTTCATGCACATGGCCATCACCGGCAAGGCCGCGCATTCCGGCGCCAATTTTTCCGCGGGCGTCAGCGCGATCGGCGAGCTTGCGCACAAGATCATGCACATCCATGCGCTGACTGACCTGAACAAAGGCATCACGCTGAATGTCGGCCTCATCTCCGGTGGTCAGTCCGTCAACACCACCGCCCCTTATGCGGAAGGCCAGATCGACATGCGTTACGTCGATCCGGCGGACCGCGCGCGCGTGATGGCCGAGATCGAAAAGATCGTCGCGACCTCCTACGTGCCGGGCACCAGCGCTGTGCTGACGATCAAGGGCGAGTTCGTGCCGGTGGTGCAGAGCGAGGCCTCGAAGGCGCTGTTCGAAGGCTATCAGGCGGCCGCCAAGCAGGCCGGCCTCACGGTCGAGGGCGAGTTCTCCGGTGGCTGCGCCGATTCCGGCTTCACCGCTGCGGTCGGCACGCCGACCATCTGCGGCCTCGGGCCGGTCGGCGGTCTCGCGCACACGCCGGAGGAATATCTCGAGATCGACAGCATCGTGCCGCGCGCGCAGGCATTGGCGCTGGCAATCCTGCGGGGGTGA
- the flbD gene encoding sigma-54-dependent transcriptional regulator FlbD codes for MRLLIVGTLKGQLTTATKIAMENGATVTHAEDHEQALRVLRGGKGADLLLVDVALDIRDLVMRLEAEHIHAPIVACGITNDARAAVAAIHAGAKEYIPLPPDPELIAAVLAAVANDSRELIYRDEAMAKVVKLAQQIAGSDASVMITGESGTGKEVLARYVYTRSTRAKRPFISINCAAIPEHLLESELFGHEKGAFTGAIARRIGKFEEATGGTLLLDEISEMDVRLQSKLLRAIQERVIDRVGGTKPVPVDIRIIATSNRNLAEAVREGTFREDLLFRLNVVNLKIPPLRERPADILELAQHFVKKYAEANGVPMRPISADARRVLSTNRWQGNVRELENTMHRAVLMAQGDEIGPDAILTPDGDRLDLAKTAPAVAHATMAAEQVTRALVGRTVADVERDLILETLKHCLGNRTHAANILGISIRTLRNKLNEYSDGGIPITPAGTPGEYPRMPVMGA; via the coding sequence ATGCGGCTTCTCATCGTTGGCACATTGAAGGGCCAGCTCACCACCGCCACCAAGATCGCGATGGAGAACGGCGCCACCGTGACCCATGCGGAGGATCACGAGCAGGCCTTGCGCGTGCTGCGCGGCGGCAAGGGCGCCGACCTCCTGCTGGTCGACGTCGCCCTCGACATCCGCGACCTCGTGATGCGGCTCGAGGCCGAGCACATCCACGCCCCGATCGTCGCCTGCGGCATCACCAACGACGCCCGCGCCGCGGTCGCCGCGATCCACGCCGGCGCCAAGGAATACATCCCGCTGCCGCCGGATCCGGAGCTGATCGCCGCGGTGCTCGCAGCCGTCGCCAACGATTCCCGCGAGCTGATCTATCGCGACGAGGCCATGGCGAAGGTCGTCAAGCTCGCCCAGCAGATCGCGGGCTCGGACGCCTCGGTGATGATCACAGGCGAATCCGGCACCGGCAAGGAAGTGCTGGCCCGCTACGTCTACACCCGCTCGACCCGCGCCAAGCGCCCGTTCATCTCCATCAACTGCGCGGCGATCCCCGAGCATCTGCTGGAATCCGAGCTGTTCGGTCACGAAAAGGGCGCCTTCACCGGCGCGATCGCCCGCCGCATCGGCAAGTTCGAGGAGGCCACCGGCGGCACGCTGCTGCTCGACGAAATCTCCGAGATGGACGTCCGCCTGCAATCGAAACTGCTGCGCGCGATCCAGGAGCGCGTGATCGACCGCGTCGGCGGCACCAAGCCGGTACCCGTCGACATCCGCATCATCGCGACCTCGAACCGCAACCTGGCCGAGGCCGTGCGCGAAGGCACGTTCCGCGAGGACCTGCTGTTCCGCCTCAACGTCGTGAATTTGAAGATCCCGCCGCTGCGCGAGCGCCCCGCCGACATTTTGGAGCTCGCCCAGCATTTCGTGAAAAAATATGCCGAGGCCAACGGCGTGCCGATGCGCCCGATCTCGGCTGACGCCCGCCGCGTGCTCTCCACCAACCGCTGGCAGGGCAACGTCCGCGAGCTCGAAAACACCATGCACCGCGCGGTGCTGATGGCACAGGGCGACGAGATCGGGCCCGATGCGATCCTCACCCCGGACGGCGACCGCCTCGATCTCGCCAAGACCGCACCTGCGGTGGCGCATGCCACCATGGCCGCCGAGCAGGTGACGCGGGCGCTCGTGGGGCGCACCGTCGCCGACGTCGAACGCGACCTGATCCTGGAGACGCTGAAGCACTGCCTCGGCAACCGGACCCATGCCGCCAACATCCTCGGCATCTCGATCCGCACGCTGCGCAACAAGCTCAACGAATATTCCGACGGCGGCATTCCGATTACGCCGGCGGGAACGCCGGGTGAATATCCGCGGATGCCGGTGATGGGGGCGTAG
- the fliN gene encoding flagellar motor switch protein FliN, whose amino-acid sequence MSDTDGQVPLPDLNGPLPPTGNDVSYNEEEYAARVAADLEAVFDVPVQVSAVLGRSKMDVADLLKLGPGTVLELDRRVGEAIDIYVNNKLVARGEVVLVEDKLGVTMTEIIRTERG is encoded by the coding sequence ATGAGCGACACCGACGGACAGGTCCCGCTGCCCGATCTTAACGGCCCGTTGCCGCCGACCGGCAACGACGTCAGCTACAACGAGGAAGAATATGCAGCCCGCGTCGCCGCCGACCTCGAAGCGGTGTTCGACGTGCCGGTGCAGGTCTCGGCCGTGCTCGGCCGGTCCAAGATGGACGTCGCCGATCTGTTGAAGCTCGGACCCGGCACCGTGCTCGAGCTCGACCGCCGCGTCGGCGAGGCCATCGACATCTATGTGAACAACAAGCTCGTCGCTCGTGGCGAGGTGGTGCTGGTCGAGGACAAGCTCGGCGTGACCATGACGGAAATCATCAGGACCGAACGCGGTTAA
- a CDS encoding FliH/SctL family protein, translating to MAAPAKFLFDTDFAAPDRTREKAATAAEIAHKVAEAEARAYQDGLAAGQREAKAESDRRVALAMEEINIAIRGIAAGIGNIESKMETEAVDVAVAVARKLCADLVAAEPLGEIMALVKDCFSHLVATPHLVVRINDALYDSAREKIERLAKQSGFEGRLVILAEPEIATGDCRIEWADGGVVLERGAIAAKVDELVGRYIASRRGN from the coding sequence ATGGCCGCTCCGGCAAAATTCCTGTTCGATACCGACTTCGCCGCACCCGACCGGACGCGCGAGAAGGCCGCGACCGCGGCCGAGATCGCCCACAAGGTCGCGGAAGCCGAAGCGCGCGCCTATCAGGATGGTCTTGCCGCCGGCCAGCGCGAGGCCAAGGCCGAGAGCGACCGCCGCGTCGCGCTCGCCATGGAAGAGATCAACATCGCCATCCGCGGCATTGCGGCGGGCATCGGCAATATCGAGAGCAAGATGGAGACCGAAGCGGTCGACGTCGCGGTCGCGGTGGCGCGCAAGCTATGCGCCGACCTGGTCGCCGCAGAGCCGCTCGGCGAAATCATGGCGCTGGTCAAGGACTGCTTCTCGCATCTGGTCGCGACACCACATCTCGTCGTCCGCATCAACGACGCGCTCTACGACAGCGCGCGGGAGAAGATCGAGCGGCTCGCCAAGCAGAGCGGCTTCGAGGGCCGGCTGGTGATCCTGGCGGAGCCCGAGATTGCGACCGGCGACTGCCGGATCGAATGGGCCGATGGCGGCGTCGTGCTGGAGCGCGGCGCCATCGCGGCCAAGGTGGACGAACTGGTCGGACGCTATATCGCGTCCCGCAGAGGGAATTAA
- the fliG gene encoding flagellar motor switch protein FliG, with translation MAASLQNANSNDITSVISTLGQRAGSRAGTKVEAVAGPKRAAILMLALGEQYGGKIWSLLDDDEVRQLSLEMSTLGTVEVDTVEDMLLEFVSRMSASGALMGNFDATERLLQQYLAPERVNGIMDEIRGPAGRNMWEKLSNVQEEVLANYLKNEYPQTIAVVLSKLKPEHAARVLGIFPEDLALDVVNRMLKMEAVQKEVIESVEKTLRTEFMSNLSQTRRRDAHEVMAEIFNNFDRQTETRFITSLEEENRESAERIKALMFTFDDLVKLDSGSAQTLMRNVDKDKLGVALKSANEDVRNFFFGNMSSRAAKMLQDDMAAMGPVRLRDVDEAQALLVNLAKDLAAKGEIMLTKNRADDELVY, from the coding sequence ATGGCCGCCAGCTTGCAAAACGCCAACTCGAACGACATCACCAGCGTGATCTCCACGCTCGGTCAGCGCGCCGGCAGCCGCGCGGGTACCAAGGTCGAAGCGGTGGCGGGGCCGAAGCGCGCCGCGATCCTGATGCTGGCGCTCGGCGAGCAGTATGGCGGCAAGATCTGGTCGCTGCTCGACGACGACGAGGTACGCCAGCTCTCGCTGGAAATGTCCACCCTCGGCACCGTCGAGGTCGACACGGTCGAAGACATGCTGCTCGAATTCGTCTCGCGCATGTCGGCCTCCGGCGCGCTGATGGGCAATTTCGACGCCACCGAGCGCCTGCTCCAGCAATACCTGGCGCCCGAGCGCGTCAACGGCATCATGGACGAGATCCGCGGCCCCGCCGGCCGCAACATGTGGGAGAAGCTGTCCAACGTGCAGGAAGAGGTCCTCGCCAACTACCTCAAGAACGAATATCCGCAGACCATCGCGGTGGTGCTGTCGAAGCTGAAGCCGGAGCATGCAGCGCGCGTGCTCGGCATCTTCCCCGAGGATCTCGCGCTCGACGTCGTCAACCGCATGCTGAAGATGGAGGCGGTGCAGAAGGAGGTGATCGAGAGTGTCGAGAAGACGCTGCGCACCGAGTTCATGTCCAATTTGTCGCAGACCCGCCGCCGCGACGCCCACGAGGTGATGGCGGAAATCTTCAACAATTTCGACCGCCAGACCGAAACCCGCTTCATCACCTCGCTGGAGGAAGAGAACCGCGAATCCGCCGAGCGCATCAAGGCGCTGATGTTCACCTTCGACGACCTGGTGAAGCTCGATTCCGGCTCGGCCCAGACGCTGATGCGCAACGTCGACAAGGACAAGCTCGGCGTCGCGCTGAAGAGCGCCAACGAGGACGTCCGCAACTTCTTCTTCGGCAACATGTCCTCGCGCGCGGCCAAAATGCTCCAGGACGACATGGCGGCGATGGGCCCGGTGCGCCTGCGCGACGTCGACGAGGCCCAGGCGCTGCTGGTCAACCTCGCCAAGGACCTCGCCGCCAAGGGCGAGATCATGCTGACCAAGAACCGCGCCGACGACGAGCTGGTGTATTGA